From one Solanum lycopersicum chromosome 12, SLM_r2.1 genomic stretch:
- the PK5 gene encoding protein kinase PINOID 2 (The RefSeq protein has 2 substitutions compared to this genomic sequence) has protein sequence MATTNRDESDKDSTASSSITMPESSRRSWMSSTNLSSFSSRRSSISLCNENPYFSNSHKPHKSNQISWELIRRIRVESGQIKLEHFRLLRRVGGGDIGSVYLCEIRNPVVGLPQCFYAMKVVDREAVEIRKKLQRGEMEKEILGIIDHPFLPTLYAQFEASHYSCLVMEYCPGGDLHAVRQRQPGKRFSISSAKFYAAEILLALEYLHMMGIVYRDLKPENVLVRSDGHIMLSDFDLSFKCDEVVPTLVKSKTTKSIAKTPRNSYCAMPIQPVLSCFLSQKTEQNHENQEEDQEIVAEPINARSKSFVGTHEYLAPEVISGQGHGSAVDWWTLGVFLYELIFGTTPFKGENNEKTLVNILKKPLTFPRIAISSSKEYEEMVKVQDLISRLLVKNPKKRIGSVQGSVEIKKHEFFKGVNWALIRSIKPPQVPNDLVKMRGVVPKLSKKQREEPYQIPQYFDYF, from the exons ATGGCCACCACAAATCGAGACGAATCCGACAAAGACAGTACGGCTTCTTCTTCAATAACAATGCCGGAATCCAGTCGCCGGAGTTGGATGAGTAGTACTAATCTCAGCAGTTTCAGTAGTCGCCGGAGTTCAATTTCACTCTGCAATGAAAACCCCTATTTCTCCAACTCACATAAACCACACAAATCCAATCAAATCTCTTGGGAACTCATTCGACGGATCCGAGTCGAATCAGGTCAAATCAAACTCGAGCATTTCCGACTACTCCGCCGAGTCGGCGGCGGTGATATCGGTAGTGTTTATTTATGTGAAATTCGGAATCCGGTTGTTGGTTTACCGCAGTGTTTTTACGCTATGAAAGTTGTGGATCGAGAAGCTGTTGAAATAAGGAAGAAATTGCAGAGAGCGGAGATGGAGAAGGAGATTTTGGGGATTATTGATCATCCATTTTTGCCTACTCTGTATGCACAATTTGAAGCTTCGCATTATTCGTGCTTGGTTATGGAGTATTGTCCCGGCGGCGATTTGCACGCCGTCCGGCAACGGCAGCCCGGAAAACGTTTCAGCATTTCCTCTGCTAA gtTTTATGCTGCAGAAATACTATTGGCACTAGAATATCTTCATATGATGGGAATTGTATACAGAGATTTAAAACCAGAAAATGTGCTCGTAAGATCAGATGGTCACATCATGCTTTCAGATTTTGATCTTTCTTTTAAATGTGATGAAGTTGTTCCAACACTCGTGAAGTCGAAAACAACGAAATCCATAGCCAAAACCCCAAGAAATTCATACTGTGCTATGCCAATCCAACCAGTTCTATCCTGTTTTTTATCACAAAAAACAGAACAAAACCATGAAAACCAAGAAGAGGATCAAGAAATCGTTGCTGAACCTATAAATGCTCGATCAAAGTCCTTCGTTGGGACACACGAGTATTTAGCACCCGAGGTAATATCAGGACAGGGTCATGGAAGTGCAGTAGATTGGTGGACATTAGGGGTGTTTCTATATGAGCTTATTTTCGGTACTACTCCTTTTAAAGGAGAGAATAATGAGAAAACGCTCGTTAACATATTGAAGAAACCACTCACATTCCCAAGGATCGCGATAAGTAGTAGCAAAGAGTATGAAGAAATGGTGAAAGTTCAAGACTTGATCTCTAGATTACTTGTGAAGAATCCAAAGAAGAGAATTGGGAGTTTACAAGGTAGTGTTGAAATCAAGAAACATGAGTTTTTTAAAGGTGTAAATTGGGCTTTGATTAGGTCAATTAAGCCACCACAAGTACCAAATGATTTGGTGAAAATGAGAGGTGTTGTTCCAAAGTTGAGTAAGAAACAAAGGGAAGAACCTTATCAAATCCCTCAGTATTTTGATTACTTCTAA